The nucleotide window GGAACTTGTTGATCACTGGCGCGTTGCATCGGCATCGATTGCCATTCTACGGCTGCCGTTTGCGCATTACCGTCACCGATGCGGTAGTAAAGTGTAACGGGCGCGCCGAGGTGTCCGCTCACTTTTGCGGCGACGTTAACATCGGTGCCGCGTTCGACTTGCGTGCTACCGGGATGGATTTCTGTAATCTGAATGGCTTTCTTCAGGTTCTCTTGAGCGTTTGGTAGTGTCCGTGGCAAAGTCTGGAAGGTCGCAGCAAAACCGTTGAATGCGTTGGGTAAAAGAAAATGGGTAATAAGCAGAAGTCCTACGCCAGCGACAGCGATACCCGCGTTCCGTTTAATTTTTTGAAATTCGGATTGAAACACCTCTCTCCGCTGAATGTGTTCCATATCTTGATCGGTCTGGATGATGAGATGTTCAATAAATTCTGGGGCATAGCCGAGCCGATTATCTGTCAAGTTCTTCCAAAGTTGTACGGCACTGAGAATCCGGTTCTCTGACGCGAGTTCGCTCTGGCCTTGTGTCGATTCGAGACGCGATGCGACCGCAGCGTCTGTGAACCTTTTGCAGAGCGGTATAATAAGCGAGCGGATCACTATGTAGACAGCAACCCCGATTGACAATAAAAGGATCCCGATACGTACCCAGCGTAAGAACGGAGCCTGCCCTATTTGGAAACTGACGTTTAGAATGGCGAGCACACCGACCATAACAAGTGTTAGCATACCGACGCACTTCAGCACGCCTTCAGAGAAAGTGAGCCACCACCACTGTCGCCGGGTGGTCTGCAACTGAGCAATGAGGCTTTCGTAGGCATTGTTTACATTTTGTCTGTCCATTCTATTTGTCCTTTTGTTAGAGGCATTTAGTTTTAAGAAATCCTTGAATTTGATGTCTTTTTTGCCAATCCGGTGCGGTTGGGAATGCAGATCGCATGAATCAACGGTATGAATGCCTTATGGGCATTCCCCGAGGTGTGTACACCGCAAAACCGCACCTACCGGGTTGGTTACTTCTTTTAATGTGTTAGCGCGTACACAGCAATATTAACCGCCATCTTTGCAGCGAGCTCCCGTACCTGTGGCGTATCCTCTGGGTGTACATCGGCATCTTCAAGTCCATCACCGATATCGGAACTGTAAACGTAGTAGACAACCATTCGTCCATCGTGAAAGAGTCCAAATCCTTGTGCTGGCTCGCCATCGTGTTCATGAATTTTCGGTAACCCTTTCAACTCGTAGAAACACCGGTAAATTAGATGTGTATTCGGTATCGGTTGCAATTCTTGTTCGGGAAACACCCTTTGCATTTCACGCCTAAAGCTCTCGTCGAGTCCGTAATCATCGTTGGCAAAGAGAAATCCACCGTTCATCAAGTAGTCTCGTAATGCTTCAACCTCCGCTTCGGTCAGTTGAATATTGCCGTGTCCTACAAGGTATAGCATCGGATACTGGTAAAGCGTATGATCCGTTAGTTTCAGAATTACACGAGCCTCAGCGGTCTCAATATCCGCCCGCGTTCGGAGGAGTCTGAGCCAATTTTTAATAACAGTTGCGTCTCCGTACCAATCACCACCGCCGCTATAATGCACCTGAGCGATGGTCATTGGAACCTCGGAGGCGAGCAGCCTTTGTCCTATAAACAGACCCACTGCTGTGCAAAATAGGAGGCAGCCGATAAAAAAAGGATTCCATCTTATGAATCGTATCATGGCATACTGCTCCGCTAAGTCAACCCAATCCGTTTCCGTAAAAACCATTCTGTGCCTAACAATCCGACGACCATAATGAGAATCAACGGATGGCTCCAGAGTTCCCGTTCTGCATCAACAAATACCTGATTTTGGACCTTGACAACATTTTCGGGTAATGATTCTGCATCCGCCATTGCAAAATAGGCACCACCGGTTTCCGATGCGAGTTTCTTCAAAAGGGCTTCGTTGAGTTGCGGTGCCTCTAATTCGGCGAGTTGTGGATGAACGTGGATATCAATTTGATCTTCGCCCAACGTCTGATGCGTAGTTCTCGCTGTTGCCCGGATCCGGTAAGTGCCATTTTGTAGTAACGAAAATTGGGTGCTATAGAGATTACCGGTTTCAGTAGCGGTCTCGGTTGCGCGCTCGGTTATACCGCGGATTTGGAGTTGGAAGGGCGCGCCTTCAGGCGGAACAACTTCAAATTGAACGGTTGCATCTGTCTGTGTTGCGCGGTAGGCTTCAGAATATAGATACGCCGTAACCGTGGCTGTGTCGCCGATAGCATAACTGTTGGCATCCGTGGTAAGGTGCAATTGATCGTCATCGGTATTTGTTGCCATCCATCGCAGGACCTGCGCCCAGAAGCGTAAATAAATGTCTTGATAACGGGTATCTTTAAAAGTATTGACCCCGAAATCCCAATTCCAGAGTCCTTCTGCTGCGATCAATAGGCTTTTTCCCAAGCCCGTTCGCTGCAGCATCAGGATAGGCACCCCTTTTCCGCTTTCCATGAGAGCGGTGGCACCACCTCTCAAACGAAACCCACTAAAGGATCGAGACAATGCTGGCATATTTCGCCACGTAGATACGTTATTATCGGCTAAGGACGAAACTTGATTTGATTGCGTGTCCATAAGCTGCAACATCGGGTGAAATATACCGGATGCGGTCGGTTGTACAATGAATTCAGTATCGTGTCTACGACAGCCGTTTCGTGGAATCTCAATCGGCAGCAGCTGCGCCAATTCCGTATTTCGTAGCCCATTGGTCCCGAGCATCCTGCGAGACGGGAGAAATATAATCGGTTTTCCTTGTACCTCAACGAAATCAACAATTGCGCGTTGCTGTGCAGCGGTCAGATGTTCGCTCCCTAAGTCGCCTAAAATCAATACATCGTATTTGGCAAGCTGCAGCCGTGTTTCAGGGAATCGCGCGGTTTCCGATGCTGGCGTCGTTTGTGGGTAATACCCATCTAAGCGACTGAGCAGACTACCCGCTGGTGGAAACCGCTTCGCGCTGTTCTTTAACAAGATGGCACAAGTCGCCTCAATATCAGGGTCTCGTTGGAGGGCACGTTTCAGGTATGTGTATTCCCATCTGGGTCTACCTTCGAGATAGAAAACATTGAGCTTTGCTTTCACAACTTTCACGGAAAATGTTTTTTGATTGTTCGCCGCTGTCAATTCACCATCAAGCACTGGAAACTCGACGGTATATTGAAAGTTTCCTTCAACTTGCGGTGTCAATTTCAGCTCAACGACCTGTTTTGTGGTAGCACTCGCGGAAGTTGCGTCCTGAGGTTTGTCAAAGATGAGTGTCGCACTATCTACAAGCGTTTTACGCGTCATCTCCCGCAAAGAGAGTTGTGCCGTTTTACCAGTATATCCGGCTTGTGCAACTGTTACACGGATGATACTCTCATGGTTTGTATAGGCAATCGGTGGATAATCAATATGTTGGATCTGAACGTCTTTGGGTGGTTCCGCAGAACCGACACCTATTGCATAAACAGGCACCCCTAACCCGGTAATATCTTCTAAAGGGAATTGCCCAGAGTTATGTCCGCCATCTGTAACAAGCAGCATCCCTGCGGTGTTTTGCCCCTTCCAGGCTGCTGCCGCTTCCCGTATAGCCGTTCCAATATCAGTGAGCGTTCCGTTCGGTTCAAACTGTGGCAGTGCTTCGGCATCAAGGTCTTGTGGTAACACCGTGCTTTGATGGAGTCCCGTATCGAAAGGATAAAGATGCACCTCGAACCGGTCGCGTAAAGCCTGTAGGAATTGCTTTTCCCCATTGAACAGCAATTGATTCACCTGACTCAGCCGAGAGACAGATGTTTCACCCATAGAAGCATCAACAAGGTTCATGCTTTTCGAGGTATCCACTAA belongs to Candidatus Poribacteria bacterium and includes:
- a CDS encoding DUF4159 domain-containing protein, whose translation is MIRFIRWNPFFIGCLLFCTAVGLFIGQRLLASEVPMTIAQVHYSGGGDWYGDATVIKNWLRLLRTRADIETAEARVILKLTDHTLYQYPMLYLVGHGNIQLTEAEVEALRDYLMNGGFLFANDDYGLDESFRREMQRVFPEQELQPIPNTHLIYRCFYELKGLPKIHEHDGEPAQGFGLFHDGRMVVYYVYSSDIGDGLEDADVHPEDTPQVRELAAKMAVNIAVYALTH
- a CDS encoding VWA domain-containing protein, encoding MRFTYFLPGWAVVLGIGIVIGVTVFVYLRVTQPMHPRYRFLLIAMRICAASILLCCLLAPVIIEKKDITPPTHLSILVDTSKSMNLVDASMGETSVSRLSQVNQLLFNGEKQFLQALRDRFEVHLYPFDTGLHQSTVLPQDLDAEALPQFEPNGTLTDIGTAIREAAAAWKGQNTAGMLLVTDGGHNSGQFPLEDITGLGVPVYAIGVGSAEPPKDVQIQHIDYPPIAYTNHESIIRVTVAQAGYTGKTAQLSLREMTRKTLVDSATLIFDKPQDATSASATTKQVVELKLTPQVEGNFQYTVEFPVLDGELTAANNQKTFSVKVVKAKLNVFYLEGRPRWEYTYLKRALQRDPDIEATCAILLKNSAKRFPPAGSLLSRLDGYYPQTTPASETARFPETRLQLAKYDVLILGDLGSEHLTAAQQRAIVDFVEVQGKPIIFLPSRRMLGTNGLRNTELAQLLPIEIPRNGCRRHDTEFIVQPTASGIFHPMLQLMDTQSNQVSSLADNNVSTWRNMPALSRSFSGFRLRGGATALMESGKGVPILMLQRTGLGKSLLIAAEGLWNWDFGVNTFKDTRYQDIYLRFWAQVLRWMATNTDDDQLHLTTDANSYAIGDTATVTAYLYSEAYRATQTDATVQFEVVPPEGAPFQLQIRGITERATETATETGNLYSTQFSLLQNGTYRIRATARTTHQTLGEDQIDIHVHPQLAELEAPQLNEALLKKLASETGGAYFAMADAESLPENVVKVQNQVFVDAERELWSHPLILIMVVGLLGTEWFLRKRIGLT